A region from the Marinobacter sp. SS13-12 genome encodes:
- a CDS encoding phosphotransferase, with the protein MDTRLTMLTQWVRSLPGFDQATPQPVSGDASFRRYFRVSGDPHGTGSQHYIVMDAPPEHEDCKPFVAIAHHWRSLDIAVPDVVYEDLTRGFLLLEDFGDQLMLSALNTDNADRLYGAAMEELVRIQSAGDTPDYPLPAYDTALLEREMNLFPDWLLTRQLGLTLGNGERALLETTFAFLRESALAQPEVAVHRDYHSRNLLVRTGTDRPGVIDFQDAVRGPVTYDLVSLLKDCYIRWPEERIRQWTEQFRLLSKDAGLHKADQASFRQWLELMGMQRHLKAAGIFARLAIRDGKTGFLKDVPRTVGYLVEASSRQAALRHFHEWLTDTVVPAIEQQIGPVETSGQ; encoded by the coding sequence ATGGATACCCGCCTGACAATGCTCACCCAGTGGGTCAGAAGCCTTCCCGGTTTTGACCAGGCAACACCCCAGCCGGTATCCGGGGATGCGAGCTTCCGGCGTTATTTCAGGGTCAGCGGCGACCCCCATGGCACCGGATCACAACATTACATTGTGATGGACGCCCCCCCTGAACATGAGGACTGCAAACCCTTTGTCGCCATTGCCCATCACTGGCGCAGCCTGGACATAGCGGTGCCGGACGTGGTTTATGAGGACCTGACCCGTGGTTTCCTGCTGCTGGAGGATTTCGGTGACCAACTGATGCTCAGCGCGCTGAATACCGACAATGCCGACCGGCTTTACGGGGCTGCGATGGAGGAGCTGGTTCGCATCCAGAGCGCCGGCGACACACCGGATTATCCGTTGCCAGCCTACGACACCGCTCTGCTGGAGCGCGAGATGAACCTGTTCCCGGACTGGCTGCTGACCCGACAGCTGGGGCTGACACTTGGCAACGGAGAGCGGGCCCTGTTAGAGACCACCTTTGCTTTCCTGCGTGAAAGCGCCCTGGCCCAGCCGGAAGTGGCCGTGCACAGGGACTATCATTCCCGCAACCTGCTGGTCCGTACGGGTACCGACAGACCCGGCGTGATCGACTTCCAGGATGCTGTGCGCGGCCCGGTCACCTATGACCTGGTATCACTGCTGAAAGACTGCTACATCCGCTGGCCGGAGGAGCGCATCCGCCAATGGACAGAACAGTTTCGACTGCTCAGTAAGGATGCCGGCCTGCACAAGGCCGATCAGGCGAGCTTCCGCCAATGGCTGGAGCTCATGGGAATGCAGCGCCATCTCAAAGCCGCCGGCATCTTCGCCAGGCTGGCAATCCGTGATGGCAAGACCGGATTCCTGAAGGACGTTCCCCGTACCGTAGGCTACCTGGTGGAGGCCAGCAGCAGGCAGGCCGCCCTGCGCCACTTCCATGAGTGGCTGACCGACACCGTGGTGCCCGCCATCGAACAACAGATCGGCCCAGTGGAGACATCCGGCCAGTGA